A region of Periophthalmus magnuspinnatus isolate fPerMag1 chromosome 13, fPerMag1.2.pri, whole genome shotgun sequence DNA encodes the following proteins:
- the tmprss13a gene encoding transmembrane protease serine 13a has product MAKHDPNEPPPSYYSASMYPQSPLKGHEAYVYGLTPPSQPRYIPQYPPVVVVPQVTQPLPPKRKSRCCRNNAQCYGGTGGIFLVLGLLALAIWLGVRYGTRMGSIFYSVEDGNSGYSDDSVFIPKHDTCPNTTIHCDGIKDCVFGTDESACVRLGSDNKLEVRTAEDGRFLPVCYSNWNKMYSDQTCAQLGFPSSYETKVLSGYSSKGLTMTKQDSNGYIQGLASVTSSCLDQQTVSLQCQECGRQQSVARIVGGEVSKLGEWPWQVTLHNQGSHVCGGVLISRNFVLTAAHCFQTTDESSLDVGKWTVYGGVVSLNALPQPYQVARIIINENYDRNSNDQDIALLKLAAPVDFSDKVRPACLPTYDQQWRHGTECVTSGFGTTDAGSSSVSNSLRDVRVMIIDTEVCNSPRGYGGSVTKNMLCAGHLKGGKDSCQGDSGGPLVCENNGIWTLAGITSWGSGCGEMNTPGVYTRVTSVLPWISSTMMQAML; this is encoded by the exons ATGGCAAAGCATGACCCG AATGAGCCCCCTCCTTCTTACTACTCTGCATCAATGTACCCCCAGTCCCCCCTCAAAGGCCATGAGGCCTATGTGTATGGCCTGACTCCTCCCTCTCAACCTCGCTACATACCACAGTATCCACCTGTTGTGGTTGTGCCTCAAGTCACTCAACCATTAC CTCCCAAAAGAAAAAGCCGTTGTTGTAGGAACAATGCACAGTGTTATGGTGGAACAGGGGGAATCTTTCTGGTGCTTGGTCTCCTGGCACTGGCCATATGGCTTGGAG TCCGGTATGGAACTAGGATGGGATCAATATTCTACTCTGTAGAGGATGGCAACTCTGGGTATTCTGATGATTCAGTCTTTATACCAAAACATGACACTTGCCCCAATACGACTATCCACTGTGATGGCATAAAGGACTGTGTTTTTGGCACTGATGAATCAGCATGTG TGAGACTTGGTTCTGACAACAAGCTTGAGGTCAGAACAGCAGAGGATGGCCGTTTCTTACCTGTGTGCTACAGTAACTGGAACAAAATGTATTCTGATCAGACATGTGCCCAGCTCGGTTTTCCAAG ctcTTATGAGACCAAAGTACTATCAGGATACTCATCTAAAGGACTTACAATGACCAAACAGGACTCCAATGGGTATATCCAGGGACTGGCCAGTGTCAc TTCCTCATGTCTTGACCAACAGACTGTCTCCTTGCAGTGTCAAG AGTGTGGTCGGCAGCAGTCAGTCGCACGGATCGTAGGTGGGGAGGTGTCTAAATTGGGCGAATGGCCCTGGCAAGTCACGCTGCATAATCAAGGTTCACATGTTTGTGGAGGAGTGCTGATTTCTCGGAATTTTGTGTTGACCGCTGCACATTGTTTTCAAAC AACTGATGAGTCCAGTCTAGATGTTGGCAAGTGGACAGTCTATGGTGGAGTGGTGTCTCTGAATGCTCTTCCACAACCATATCAAGTGGCAAGGATTATAATCAATGAGAACTATGACAGAAACTCCAATGATCAGGACATTGCTCTGCTCAAACTCGCAGCACCTGTGGACTTCAGTG ACAAAGTTCGCCCAGCCTGTCTGCCCACCTATGATCAACAGTGGAGACATGGGACTGAATGCGTTACCTCAGGGTTTGGCACTACTGATGCAGGATCAA GTTCTGTCTCAAATAGTCTAAGGGATGTGAGGGTGATGATCATTGACACTGAAGTGTGTAACAGCCCTAGGGGCTATGGTGGAAGTGTCACTAAGAACATGCTGTGCGCTGGTCATCTGAAAGGGGGCAAAGACTCTTGTCAG GGCGACAGTGGTGGACCTTTGGTATGTGAAAATAATGGGATTTGGACCTTGGCTGGAATTACAAGTTGGGGATCAGGTTGTGGTGAAATGAATACACCAGGTGTCTATACTAGAGTGACCAGTGTTCTTCCATGGATCTCCAGTACGATGATG CAAGCGATGTTATGA